Genomic window (Bradyrhizobium sp. 186):
AACGGCGATCGTGCCTTGCGGCTTGCGTTGAGCGTACCAGCGCGGCACGTCGGACAGGGGCAGCAGCATCGGGCGTTTCCAATTCGTGTTCTTGGCATCGCCTCACGATGAGGCGCTTGCAGGACGAAGTGTAACAGCCGGCCGGCCCCGCGCTGTGACTCCCGAGCCACGTCAAGCAAAAAATGTCAGCAGCACAGACACGAAATTGACGGGTTCCACGGGTGACAAGCCGGCGATAAAGGGGCAAAAATTCGTCCCGACTCAGTCCGGGTTGAGTTTTGCAAGGAATGCTCTCGTAGAATGTCGTCCGTGTTTGCATCGCGTCGTGCGGCGCTGCTTCTCGTTGCCGCAGCAGGATTTTTTCTGCTGGCGCCATCGCATGCCCACGCCCAATGGTGGAAGCGCGCGCCGGTCGATTTCGAAGGATGCGCCGACACCGCCGAGAAAGCCGCGACCAAGGCCGAGAAGACGGCCGCGCTTGCCGAATGTAACGCAAAGTTCGCCGGCCGCCGCAAAGCAGGCGGCGGCTACACTTATTACGACTTCCTCCAGGACCGTACCTTCGACATCGCCGGGCCCAATCCGACGCCGGAGGAGCAGAAGAAGATCGACGAATCCTACACCGCCTATCTCGCCAACCAGCGCCGCAGCAACCTGGCGGCGGAAGCTGCCGCGCGTCAGCAGCGCGAGCAGCAGGAGCAACAGCTCCAGCAGGTGGCGCTGCGCAGCGAAGTGGAACGCGTGCCCGTCCCGGTCGAGCGGCCGAAAGTCCAGCAAGCCGTGGCCGGCGATGCGCGGCCGCGACCAAAGGGCGCGCCCTGCGCCAAGGGCTCGTTCTCCTGCGAATGGCCGCGGCTCTCGGAAAGCTTGAACGATCTGAAGAAGCTGTTCAACCCGACACCGAGCAAGCCGGCGAAGAAGAGCTGAGCTGCGAGCTCGTCATTCCTTCGCGCTCACGACGCCAGCGAAGGCTGAATGACGTGATTGCCATTCCGCCGCCACACCCACAGCTTCGTCCCGGCGGAGGCCGGGACCCATTACCCCAGGGCGTAATTGTGGCGCGAGACTGGTCACCACGAGTCTTCGCCAAACCCAATCCTGTGGCTGATGGGGTGGACGGCCCCCTACGGCATCAGTGTGCCAGAATGAGGTTGTTGCAATCTCAGACAAGGGAGCCGTCCGTGACGAAGATTATCCGCATTGGAATGGATACGTCGAAGTATATTTTTGTGCTGCATGGGGTTGATGAGGATGAGCGGCCTGTGCTGCGCAAGAAACTTTCGCGCAAGCAGGTGCTCGAGTTCTTCGCCAAGTTGCCGCCGACCGTGATCGGGATGGAGGCCTGCGGGGCTTCGCAACATTGGGCGCGAGAGCTTCGCCAGCTCGGCCACGAGGTGAAGCTGATGGCGCCGCAACTGGTGAAGCCCTACGTGTCGCGGAACAAGAACGACGGACGGGACGCGGAAGGGCTGTGCGAGGCGATGAGCCGACCGACCATGCGGTTCGTGCCGGTGAAGAGCGCCGAGCAGCAAGCCGCATTGATGCTGACGGGCATCCGCGACGGGCTGATCGCCCGGCGCACTCAGTTGACCAATACGATCCGCGGCCATGCGGCGGAGTTTGGCCTGATTGCGCCCAAGGGGCTGGACAAGATCGAGCCGTTGCTGGCGCAGATTGCGCAGGACGAGACGCTTCCTGTCCTGGCGCGCGAGCTGTTTGTCGTGCTGGGCCGCGAATGCGCTAAGCTCGAGAGCGAGCTGGAGGCGATCGAAGCCAGGCTGATGGCCTGGCACCGTGGCGATGCCATGGGCCGGCGTCTGGCGCAGATCCCCTCGGTCGGCCCGATCGTTGCCACCGCGCTGGTGATGAAGACGCCGGATCCGCGGGCGTTCCGCTCCGGTCGTCACTTTGCGGCCTGGCTCGGCCTCACGCCCAAGGACCACTCCACCGCTGGCAAGACCAGGCTCGGCAAGATCACCCGGGCGGGCGACGAGGATCTGAGACGGCTGCTCGTGATCGGGGCCACGGCGGTGATCCAGCAGGCCCGGCGAGGCCGCGGCCATCACTCGCGCTGGCTGTTGGCACTGATCCAGCGCAAGCCGCCGAAGCTTGCAGCCGTAGCGCTCGCCAACAAGGTGGCCCGCATCGCCTGGAAGCTGATGATCAGCGGCGAGAGTTACGACGCGGCACGGTTGAATGCCGCCGCGGTAGTCACCGCCTAACAGATTGGCCGGCCGGCGGTCGTTCGCCAGCCGACCCGGAAGCTGCAGGAGCAGATGGAGCGATCGATCGAGCAACGATGCGAGACATTCCGTGGGACCCATTGGCCGCCAGCAGGTCGCCGGGTTGTTTGGAACCCGCATCGCGCAAACCATCTTGGCCAGCGATCTAATCCATCGCACTCAACAGGCCGGACATATGGATGCAAGCGATCCGATCTCTCAAAAAGCTCTTGTGCCACGGGGGCCGTCCACATATGGGTCCCGGCCTTCGCCGGACGACGGCTGACGATGCGGGCCTGCACGTCAGTTCGCGTGCTTCTTCTTGCTGCGCTTGGGTGTGGCCACCGGCGGATTCGCCGGCGCTGTTGTCGTCGGTGAATTGCTCAACGCCGACCGGCTCTCCTTCAAGCGCGCTTCATAGCCGGGAGAGTTCGTGACGGTCGGCGGCCTCGCCTGAGCAAACGTGGAGGCGCCGAAGAGGGCGGCCAGTGCGACCCCGATCGTCAAACAACGTTTCATCGCACTTCTCCCGTCGGCCGGCGTGAGCTCATGCAGCGCCGCGGATCTGTTGCGGCGTTAGCCGCGGCGGGCCCTTGCCCGCCCGGCGCATGCTGCGCAATCTGATCCGCGACATCAGCGGTGTCGGCACTCTTCACCGTGACCAGCACGATGCCGGCGCTGTGGAAGATCGCGGGATCCTCCGACAGCGCGAGCCGGCCGGCACTGAGCTTCTTCTCGGACCCGTCGAAATCGGTGAGCCGCAGGCCGAACCGCTCGATCTCGGTCTTCACCCGCGGCCGCGCCAGGAGCGCGACGCGGCGACCGCCGGCCGCAAGCATCCCGCCGACAAGACAGCCAATGGCACCCGCGCCGGCCACCACGATCGGTCGATCCGTATCCACCTGACCTTGCTCCCTGAATGACCGGCCCTCGATAGCAGAGGGGACGCCTGCTGCCCATCGCGCGGTTGCAGCGCAATCGCCTTGTAACCGTCATGAGAGCCTCATATGTTTTCGAAAGGGGCTTGTTACCGGCAGGAGAACGCCATGGGTTTGCTCGACGTCCTCAACGGCATGCAGAACGGCCCGCGCGGCCCAAGCGCGCCGAGTTCACAATCCTCATCCAGCGGCGGCATGTCACCCATGACCATGGCGATCCTTGGCCTGCTCGCCTGGAAAGCATTCAAGCATTTGACCGGCAACCAATCCGGCAGTGCCCCGCAGCCGTCCCCGACACCGACGCACCTCCCCCCGCCGGTGAATGCGGGCGCCGGCGGCACGCTTGGCGGAGGCGGCGGCCTCGGTGACCTGCTCAAGGGCGGCCTCGGCGGCCTGCTCGCGGGCGGCGCGGCCGGCAGCGTGCTCAGCGGCGGGCTCGGCGATCTCCTCAACCAGCTCCAGCAGGGCGGCCATGGCGAGACCGCGAATACCTGGGTCGGCAAGGGCGAGAACAAGGCGATCGCGCCCGGCGATCTCGCCAACGCGCTCGGCGCCGACCAGATCGAGAGCCTGTCGGCCCAGAGCGGCCTGTCGCGCGACGAGCTGCTCTCCGGCCTCAGCCAGTATCTGCCGCAGGTGATCGACCATCTGACGCCGGACGGACGGCTGCCGACCGAGACCGAGATCTCGGGCAGAGTCTGATTTTAGTCAAACCGAGGGGAGCACTGACATGAGCATGGGCGGCCTGTTGTGGATCATCGTCGTCGGCTTCGTCGCCGGCCTCATCGCGCGCTGGCTGGCGCCGGGACCGAACAACCCGAGCGGTTTCATCCTCACCACGATCCTCGGCGTCGCCGGCGCATTTCTCGCGACCTTCATCGGCCAGGCCATCGGCCACTACAGCCCCGACCAGGGCGCGGGATTCATCATGGCCACCATCGGCGCCGTGGTGGTGCTGTTCATCTGGCACCGGCTGGTCGCGAGCGGCGTGATCAAGGGGTGACAATCTAACGGCCATCGAGGGAGGTCACCACCTCCCCAATCGTCATGCCCGGGCTTGTCCCGGGCATCCACGTTCTTTAACCGCGCGGCAACACGTGGATGGCCGGGTCAAGCCCGGCCATGACGTGGAGGGAGTGTGCCGGGCAATCGTCACGTAATCAAATGCATTCCGGCGTCCATCCGCACGATCTCGCCAGTCATGTTGCTGGATGCCGGCATCGCCAGGAAGCAGACGAGCTGCGCGATATCGTCCGCGGTTGATGCGACCTTCAGCGGCACCTTCGCCACCACGCTGTCGCGCACCTGCTTTGCACCTGCTTCGCCCCGGCCCTTGGTGAACCAGGGCGTATCGATGTAGCCGGGACACACCGTGTTGACGCGGATCAGCGGCGCCAGCGCACGCGACAGCGACAGTGTCATGGTGTTGAGCGCGCCCTTGCTCGCCGCATACGCAATCGACGAGCCGACGCCGCTGATGCCGGCGACCGACGACACATTGACCACGGCTGAGGGCCGCCCCGACGCCTTCGCACCGGCCTCCAGCAGGCTGCGCGCTGCGCGCACCATCTGGAACGGGCCAATCGTGTTGACGCCATACAAGCGCTGAAAATCTTCCGCCGACAATCCATCGAGGTCGGCATGGGCGACATGCTTGGTGGTGCCGGCGTTGTTGACGAGCACGTCGAGCCGGCCCCAGCCGGCGGCGGCCGCAGCGATCCGGCGGCAGTCCTCGTCGCGCGAGACGTCGCCCTGCGCGACCAGAACTTCTGCGGCTCCGGCCTTGCGGCAGGCCTCAGCGGTAGCCTCGGCCTCCTTCTGGCTTGAGGAATAGTTGATGACGAGCCGCGCCCCGCTCCGCGCGAGAATTTCCGCGGTCGCCGCGCCCAGGCCGGATGCTGACCCCGTCACGATTGCGCACAAGCTGTCGTTTGCCATCCGGATTTCCTTCCCCAGTGTTGAGTTTCGGCGCCCTGTTTAGCGAGTTTGCCGCGCCCTGCAAATCGAGCAAACTCCGCTAAGCGGAATTAATGCTGGTCGATCCTCTGCCCATGCCGGCGCCGCAGATGGACCTGCGGTCAACGCTTGTCAGGACCATGGCTTTTTCCGATCATCGGGCGCAAGAAGAGACCGCGCGCCGGCCCAACGGGCGGGATGCGCCAATGGTAAAACACGGGGAACGCTGTGGCGGAGAGTGACAATATCGTCGTCGAGACCGCGGAAAAAATCTTCGCAGATCTCGCCGACCCGCAGACCATCAACAACGATAAAAAGGATTCGTGGCAGGCGCCGCTGTGGCAGGCGCTGAACGAGGCCGGGCTGCCGTTGTCCTGGGTGCCTGATGATCTCGGTGGCTCCGGCGCGAGCCTTGCCGACGGCTTTGCACTTCTGAACGCCGCCGGCCGCTTCGCCGTCGCGGTTCCCCTGGCCGAGACCATGCTGGCGGGCTGGCTGCTGGCGCAAGCGAAGATCGCCTCACCCGGGGGCGAGATGACGGTGCTGCCGGCGAGCCCGAAGGACCGCATCACGCTCGCCGCTGACGGCTCGCTCTCAGGCCGCGCCCGCGGCGTGCCGTTTGCGAAAGCGGCGAAGCATTTTGCAGTGCTGGTGCATGGCAAGGATGGCGTCTCGATCGCGCTGGTCGACGCAACCAAGGCGCGGACCGAAGCCGGACTCAATGTCGGCTACGACCACAGCGATACGGTCACACTGGACAAGGTCCAGCCCATCACCATCAAGTCCGCACCGAAGGGCTTTGACCAGACCACCATGATGCTGATGGGTGGCGTCGCACGCAGCCTTCAGATCGCGGGCGCGCTGGAAGCGATGCTCGACATCTCCGTGCGCTATTCCAACGAACGCGTCGCCTTCGAGAAGAAGATCTCGAAATTCCAGGCGGTGCAGCACAACCTGGCGCGCCTTGCCGGCGAATCCGCCGCGGCGCTTGCGGCCGCGACCTCGGCCGCCGACGCGATCGCGAATGCAAAAGGCTTCGACGACGAAGTTTACCTCGAAGCAGCCTCGGCAAAGATCCGCTGCGCGGAAGCTGCGGAAAAAGGCGGCGCCATCGCGCATCAGGTGCACGGCGCGATCGGCTTCACCATGGAGCACATCCTGCACCGCTATTCGCTGCGCGCGTTGGCCTGGCGCGACGATTTCGGTTCGGAGAGCCACTGGGCCGTCGAGCTCGGCAAGCTGGTTGCCAGCCGTGGCGCCGACGAATTGTGGCCGCTCGTGGCTGCGCGCTGATCGGGAGACGAGACCTATGACCGCTGCCCTCCGTTTCGATCCGATCCGCCTGCCGGAAGAATGCGAGCAATTGCGCAAGGAAGTGCGCGCGTTCCTCGCCGAGGAAATCGCCGCCGGCACCTTCGATCCGCACAAGCCCAACCGCGAAGACACCGACGCGCCGGAATTTTCCCGCCGGGTCGGCGCCAAGGGCTGGCTGGGGATGACCTGGCCGAAGAAGTATGGTGGCCAGGAGCGCTCCTTCCTCGAACGCTATGTGGTGACCGAGGAGATGCGTGTGGCCAACGCGCCGACGCGGCGCTTCTTCGTCGCCGACCGCCAGAGCGGACCGGTGCTTCTGAAGTACGCCCCTGAAAACATCAAGATGGACATCCTGCCGCGGATTTGCCGCGGCGAGGTCTGCTTTGCCATCGGCATGAGCGAGCCGAACTCCGGCTCGGACCTGTTCGCCGCGAAGACCCGCGCGACCAAGACCGACGGCGGTTATCTCATCAACGGCACCAAGATCTGGACGTCGTCGGCGCATATCGCCGACTACATGATCGCGATCTTCCGCACGTCGCCGCCGACCAAGGAGAACCGCCGTCACGGCCTGACGCAGTTCCTGGTCAAGATGAAGCAGCCGGGCATTCAGGTGAATCCGATCGGCCAGATCACCGGCCAGTACGAGTTCAACGAGGTCGTCTTCACCGACTTCTTCGTCCCCGATGATCATGTTCTGGGCGAGGTCGACGGCGCCTGGAAGCAGGCAACGAGCGAGCTCGCCTACGAGCGCTCGGGGCCCGAGCGCTTCCTCGAGACCTATTACGTGCTGACCGAGCTCGTCCGCGCGGTCGGCCCCAATCCGGATACGCGCAGCGCCGAAGGCATTGGCCGCCTCGTCGCGCAACTCCACACCATGCGGCGGATGTCAGTTTCGGTTGCCGGCATGTTGCAGGCGGGCAAGGAGCCGGTGGTCGAAGCCTCCATCGTCAAGGACATCGGCACGATCTGGGAGCAGCAGCTTCCGCACCGCGTGCGCGATCTCGCGGCCTTCGTCGAGGAGACCGCGACCAATCGCGAGACGCTGGAGCGGCAGCTCGACTTCGCCATCAAGACCGCACCGAAACTCACCATCCAGGGCGGCACCACCGAGGTGCTGCGCGGCATCATCGCGCGCGGGCTGGGCTTGCGCTAATCATTCGAGGGATCATCATGAGCATCTACAAGGATATCGGCGTCGAGAAGGTCGGGCATGTCGGCACCATCGAGATCCGCCGCCCGCCGCTCAACTTCTTCGACATTTCGTTGATCAACCAGATCGCCGACGCGCTCGACGAGTTCGACCGCGACATCGAGATCCGTGCCTCCGTGCTGTCCGCGCAAGGCAAGGCGTTCTGCGCCGGCGCCAATTTCGGCGACCCGGCGCGGCAGGCGCAGGAAGCGCGCGAGGCCGAGAAGACGGCAAAGGGCGATCCGGCCGACAGCCTCGGCGCAATCAACCATCTCTATATTCAGGCGGTGCGCATCTTCCGCGCCAAGAAGCCGATCGTTGCCGCCGTGCAAGGCGCGGCCATTGGCGGCGGTCTGGGTCTCGCCGTGTCCGCAGATTTCCGCGTCACCTGTCCCGAAGCGCGCTTCTCGGCCAACTTCACCAAGCTCGGCTTCCATCCCGGCTTCGGCCTGACCGTGACGCTGCCCGAGCTGATCGGCAAGAACAACGCCGAGCTGATGTTCTACACCAGCCGCCGCGTCACCGGCGAAGAGGCC
Coding sequences:
- a CDS encoding YidB family protein encodes the protein MGLLDVLNGMQNGPRGPSAPSSQSSSSGGMSPMTMAILGLLAWKAFKHLTGNQSGSAPQPSPTPTHLPPPVNAGAGGTLGGGGGLGDLLKGGLGGLLAGGAAGSVLSGGLGDLLNQLQQGGHGETANTWVGKGENKAIAPGDLANALGADQIESLSAQSGLSRDELLSGLSQYLPQVIDHLTPDGRLPTETEISGRV
- a CDS encoding SDR family NAD(P)-dependent oxidoreductase; protein product: MANDSLCAIVTGSASGLGAATAEILARSGARLVINYSSSQKEAEATAEACRKAGAAEVLVAQGDVSRDEDCRRIAAAAAGWGRLDVLVNNAGTTKHVAHADLDGLSAEDFQRLYGVNTIGPFQMVRAARSLLEAGAKASGRPSAVVNVSSVAGISGVGSSIAYAASKGALNTMTLSLSRALAPLIRVNTVCPGYIDTPWFTKGRGEAGAKQVRDSVVAKVPLKVASTADDIAQLVCFLAMPASSNMTGEIVRMDAGMHLIT
- a CDS encoding acyl-CoA dehydrogenase family protein, which gives rise to MTAALRFDPIRLPEECEQLRKEVRAFLAEEIAAGTFDPHKPNREDTDAPEFSRRVGAKGWLGMTWPKKYGGQERSFLERYVVTEEMRVANAPTRRFFVADRQSGPVLLKYAPENIKMDILPRICRGEVCFAIGMSEPNSGSDLFAAKTRATKTDGGYLINGTKIWTSSAHIADYMIAIFRTSPPTKENRRHGLTQFLVKMKQPGIQVNPIGQITGQYEFNEVVFTDFFVPDDHVLGEVDGAWKQATSELAYERSGPERFLETYYVLTELVRAVGPNPDTRSAEGIGRLVAQLHTMRRMSVSVAGMLQAGKEPVVEASIVKDIGTIWEQQLPHRVRDLAAFVEETATNRETLERQLDFAIKTAPKLTIQGGTTEVLRGIIARGLGLR
- a CDS encoding GlsB/YeaQ/YmgE family stress response membrane protein, coding for MSMGGLLWIIVVGFVAGLIARWLAPGPNNPSGFILTTILGVAGAFLATFIGQAIGHYSPDQGAGFIMATIGAVVVLFIWHRLVASGVIKG
- a CDS encoding acyl-CoA dehydrogenase family protein, whose translation is MAESDNIVVETAEKIFADLADPQTINNDKKDSWQAPLWQALNEAGLPLSWVPDDLGGSGASLADGFALLNAAGRFAVAVPLAETMLAGWLLAQAKIASPGGEMTVLPASPKDRITLAADGSLSGRARGVPFAKAAKHFAVLVHGKDGVSIALVDATKARTEAGLNVGYDHSDTVTLDKVQPITIKSAPKGFDQTTMMLMGGVARSLQIAGALEAMLDISVRYSNERVAFEKKISKFQAVQHNLARLAGESAAALAAATSAADAIANAKGFDDEVYLEAASAKIRCAEAAEKGGAIAHQVHGAIGFTMEHILHRYSLRALAWRDDFGSESHWAVELGKLVASRGADELWPLVAAR
- a CDS encoding enoyl-CoA hydratase/isomerase family protein, translated to MSIYKDIGVEKVGHVGTIEIRRPPLNFFDISLINQIADALDEFDRDIEIRASVLSAQGKAFCAGANFGDPARQAQEAREAEKTAKGDPADSLGAINHLYIQAVRIFRAKKPIVAAVQGAAIGGGLGLAVSADFRVTCPEARFSANFTKLGFHPGFGLTVTLPELIGKNNAELMFYTSRRVTGEEAVKWGLANELVPQDQVKSAAMKLAGEIAECSPLGLVSTRATMRAGLADRVMAATNHELEEQTRLRATEDFKEGVKATEERRVANFRGR
- a CDS encoding IS110 family transposase; this encodes MTKIIRIGMDTSKYIFVLHGVDEDERPVLRKKLSRKQVLEFFAKLPPTVIGMEACGASQHWARELRQLGHEVKLMAPQLVKPYVSRNKNDGRDAEGLCEAMSRPTMRFVPVKSAEQQAALMLTGIRDGLIARRTQLTNTIRGHAAEFGLIAPKGLDKIEPLLAQIAQDETLPVLARELFVVLGRECAKLESELEAIEARLMAWHRGDAMGRRLAQIPSVGPIVATALVMKTPDPRAFRSGRHFAAWLGLTPKDHSTAGKTRLGKITRAGDEDLRRLLVIGATAVIQQARRGRGHHSRWLLALIQRKPPKLAAVALANKVARIAWKLMISGESYDAARLNAAAVVTA